A section of the Primulina eburnea isolate SZY01 chromosome 1, ASM2296580v1, whole genome shotgun sequence genome encodes:
- the LOC140839196 gene encoding jasmonoyl--L-amino acid synthetase JAR4-like, translating into MVNMLDKMEEVFDPEAVIEEFEAMTRDAGEVQTEALKKILEENGEAEYLQEWGLNGRTDPESFRACIPLVTHKDLESYIQRIADGQNSPILTGKPITTISLSSGTTQGKPKFVPFNDELMENTLQIFKTSFAFRNREYPIAGGKALQFIFSSKQFMTKGGLAAGTATTNVYRNSKIKKTMREMQIPFCSPDEVIFGPDFHQSLYCHLLCGLIFRDEVQVISSTFAHSIIHAFRTFEQFWEELVSDIRGGVLSTRITVPSVRLAVSKILKPDPESANTISHKILGLSNWNGLIPELFPNTKYIYGIMTGSMEPYLMKLRHYAGNLPLLSADYGSSEGWIGVNVNPKLPPDLTTFAVLPNIGFFEFIPLNEDFNSVEPNPVGLTEVKVGEEYEVIVTNFAGLYRYRLGDVVKVKGFHNSTPELQFVCRKNLLLTINIDKNTEKDLQLSVEAAAKLLSAENQEVIDFTSQVDTSTDPAHYVIFWETSGGPNHEILQECSNCLDRSFVDAGYMSSRKVNTIGALELRIVKRGTFHKILDHYVGLGSAVSQFKTPRCVGPTNKIVLQILSNNFVKSYFSTAY; encoded by the exons ATGGTTAACATGTTGGATAAAATGGAGGAAGTATTTGATCCAGAGGCAGTTATAGAAGAATTTGAAGCGATGACAAGGGATGCTGGAGAAGTTCAGACGGAAGCTCTAAAGAAAATATTGGAAGAAAATGGTGAGGCTGAGTATTTGCAAGAATGGGGTCTCAATGGAAGAACTGATCCTGAAAGCTTCAGGGCTTGTATCCCCCTTGTCACCCACAAGGACTTGGAATCTTACATTCAGCGAATCGCCGACGGCCAAAATTCACCCATTTTGACTGGAAAACCAATTACTACCATTTCATTGAG TTCTGGCACAACACAAGGGAAGCCAAAGTTTGTGCCTTTTAATGATGAATTAATGGAAAATACCCTGCAGATATTCAAGACTTCTTTTGCGTTTAGAAACAG AGAATATCCAATCGCGGGTGGAAAGGCTTTACAATTCATTTTCAGTAGCAAACAATTCATGACAAAAGGTGGACTAGCAGCTGGAACCGCCACCACTAATGTGTACCGTAActcaaaaataaagaaaacaatgAGGGAAATGCAGATTCCATTTTGCAGTCCCGATGAAGTGATCTTCGGCCCTGACTTTCACCAATCTTTATACTGTCATCTTTTGTGTGGGCTAATCTTCCGAGACGAAGTTCAAGTCATTTCATCCACATTTGCCCACAGCATCATCCACGCCTTCCGAACTTTTGAGCAATTTTGGGAAGAACTTGTCAGTGATATCCGAGGAGGAGTTCTCAGTACCCGAATCACGGTCCCATCAGTTCGATTGGCAGTGTCCAAGATTCTTAAGCCCGATCCTGAATCGGCGAATACAATTTCTCACAAGATCTTGGGATTAAGCAACTGGAATGGATTGATCCCCGAGTTGTTTCCAaatacaaaatatatttatggAATCATGACAGGTTCCATGGAGCCTTATCTAATGAAATTGCGGCATTACGCTGGAAACTTGCCGTTATTAAGTGCTGATTATGGATCCTCTGAAGGGTGGATTGGAGTGAATGTCAACCCAAAGTTACCACCAGACCTAACTACATTTGCTGTGCTTCCTAATATAGGTTTTTTTGAATTCATCCCTTTGAACGAGGATTTTAACAGCGTCGAGCCGAATCCTGTTGGACTAACCGAAGTAAAGGTTGGTGAGGAGTACGAAGTCATTGTCACTAATTTTGCAG GACTGTACCGTTACAGATTAGGAGACGTAGTCAAAGTTAAAGGATTCCACAACTCGACTCCCGAGCTCCAGTTCGTTTGCAGGAAAAATCTCCTTCTCACAATCAACATTGACAAGAACACCGAGAAGGATCTACAGCTATCAGTTGAGGCCGCGGCCAAGCTGCTATCTGCGGAGAATCAAGAAGTCATAGATTTTACAAGCCAGGTCGATACATCAACTGATCCTGCCCATTATGTGATCTTCTGGGAAACGAGTGGCGGCCCGAATCATGAAATCCTCCAAGAATGCTCCAACTGTTTGGACAGATCATTTGTCGATGCAGGGTACATGAGTTCTCGGAAGGTGAACACCATCGGAGCCCTCGAACTCCGAATCGTGAAGAGAGGTACTTTTCACAAGATCTTGGATCACTACGTTGGATTAGGATCCGCTGTTAGTCAGTTCAAAACGCCGCGATGCGTGGGGCCAACAAACAAGATTGTGCTTCAAATACTGTCTAATAATTTCGTCAAGAGCTACTTCAGCACTGCATATTAG
- the LOC140839209 gene encoding uncharacterized protein — MMDMNDGSESDVRSTISSSSRAERRRISRVGAENHRIHLMSEEKWVVEADAIQDKRSDGLRAKNALDFEYLAADDEKEDIGFWRSKRAADVRNTDISEINGFRRAQRMYNEGMRYSNEGSYSNEGSSNILPKSGYGFDNLMRNVDELNTVDYAGRDRAVQLNEFDEQKDQSNKGKEKVPFGGGVTHPKPYVSKHSNVDTSLGMNRGALQHSHADSQMRRPSYQTQYNDPPPLMRRQEMGNNGYFPPQYPPSHDRGYGDPLSSQMLRENPLRTPALSQYQPSRAYIPERYKSDGMVYTDSIDAYAPNVSRHHPSCSCFQCRNKRDVPLSFQSSAYGNKFSGVRNDMMYNHGNHGSFGLREYNRRMSNSSSVRSQNPQSNARWPGDVKPEVNGVVRSRPYRVNLSSGGRYCCPIAGGAPFLMCHSCFELLQLPKKLFSQNTDRKKMRCGECSTVIFFTVSNNNLVVLIDDVEVNAPVKVDDNTVMLPTHVDGRVNQVSTIFSSDDFDDSRFDFRSMDRELGQLSTGNGRDNKFMDLKNPRSMPDSEKSAAAPNGSNLNELPVGSKGTPPPAGSLLVESSTYSNEYHGMDNSGESDKILPSKTSTRQISMNDSSPVTEIDISTNEYANTGTTFDSADGSSRQGGRGAESFFAGIKNRIFKDSNKTNQTLEPEEANVTVNGHLISDRLIKKAERLAGPIHPGHYWYDFRAGFWGVMGGPCLGIIPPFIPEFHHHMPENCSSGNTRVYVNGRELGQKDLNLLGKRGMPTEREKAYILEISGRILDEDSGEELTGLGKLAPTVEKARRGFGMKDPNEAAQPTAV; from the exons ATGATGGACATGAATGATGGTTCAGAAAGTGATGTGAGATCAACCATTAGTTCTTCAAGTCGAGCCGAGAGGAGGAGGATTTCGCGCGTTGGTGCTGAAAATCATAGGATTCATCTGATGAGCGAGGAGAAGTGGGTTGTTGAGGCTGATGCAATCCAGGATAAAAGATCAGACGGACTCCGAGCGAAAAATGCTCTAGATTTTGAGTATTTGGCAGCGGATGATGAGAAAGAAGATATTGGATTTTGGAGATCAAAGCGAGCTGCAGATGTAAGAAACACAGATATAAGTGAAATTAATGGTTTTCGGAGGGCTCAGAGAATGTATAATGAGGGGATGAGATACTCAAATGAAGGCTCGTACTCAAATGAAGGCTCGTCAAATATCTTGCCAAAGTCTGGTTATGGGTTTGATAATCTAATGAGGAATGTGGATGAGCTCAACACTGTTGACTATGCTGGAAGAGATCGAGCCGTGCAGTTGAATGAGTTTGATGAGCAAAAAGATCAGAGTAACAAGGGTAAAGAAAAGGTTCCTTTTGGTGGGGGAGTAACTCATCCAAAACCATACGTATCTAAACATTCTAATGTAGATACATCATTGGGAATGAATAGGGGAGCTCTTCAACACTCACATGCCGATTCACAGATGAGAAGACCGTCTTATCAAACTCAATACAATGATCCACCTCCGTTGATGCGAAGGCAAGAAATGGGTAACAATGGATATTTTCCTCCACAATATCCTCCTAGTCACGATCGGGGTTATGGGGACCCATTAAGTTCACAAATGCTAAGAGAAAACCCGCTTAGAACTCCGGCTCTTAGTCAATATCAGCCATCTCGTGCATATATTCCTGAACGGTACAAGAGTGATGGCATGGTTTATACGGATTCAATTGATGCATATGCTCCTAATGTTAGCCGTCACCATCCATCTTGCTCTTGTTTCCAGTGCCGCAACAAGAGAGATGTTCCTCTCTCTTTTCAATCTTCTGCATACGGCAATAAGTTTTCTGGTGTTCGGAATGACATGATGTATAATCATGGCAATCATGGTTCATTTGGTCTACGAGAATATAACCGGCGAATGTCCAATTCATCATCTGTCAGATCCCAGAATCCACAGTCAAACGCTAGATGGCCTGGTGATGTAAAACCTGAAGTTAATGGTGTTGTTCGATCCCGTCCTTACAGGGTGAATTTATCTTCTGGTGGACGATATTGTTGTCCTATAGCTGGTGGCGCTCCGTTCCTTATGTGCCACAGTTGTTTTGAGTTGCTCCAGTTGCCTAAGAAATTATTTTCCCAGAATACTGACAGAAAGAAAATGAGATGTGGGGAGTGTTCCACGGTGATATTTTTCACAGTTTCGAACAATAACTTAGTTGTTTTAATTGATGATGTGGAAGTGAATGCTCCTGTAAAAGTTGATGACAATACGGTCATGCTGCCGACACACGTAGATGGTCGTGTAAATCAAGTTAGTACGATCTTTTCATCTGATGATTTCGATGATTCTCGTTTTGATTTCCGGTCTATGGATCGAGAACTAGGACAACTTTCAACTGGCAATGGACGCGATAACAAGTTTATGGATCTTAAAAATCCTCGTTCTATGCCAGATAGTGAAAAATCGGCTGCTGCGCCAAATGGTTCCAACTTGAATGAGCTGCCAGTTGGGAGCAAAGGAACTCCACCTCCTGCTGGCTCACTGCTTGTAGAATCGTCCACATATTCAAACGAGTATCATGGAATGGACAATTCCGGAGAAAGTGACAAAATATTGCCAAGCAAGACATCAACTAGGCAGATTTCGATGAACGATTCATCACCAGTGACTGAGATAGATATTTCAACCAATGAATATGCTAATACCGGAACAACTTTTGATTCGGCTGACGGAAGCAGCAGACAAGGAGGTCGTGGAGCCGAGTCATTTTTTGCTGGCATTAAAAATAGGATCTTTAAAGATTCTAATAAAACCAATCAAACTCTTGAGCCGGAAGAGGCCAACGTCACTGTTAACGGGCATTTAATTTCCGACAGATTAATCAAGAAAGCTGAAAGACTTGCTGGACCAATCCACCCTGGGCATTACTG GTATGATTTCCGAGCTGGATTCTGGGGCGTTATGGGAGGTCCTTGCCTTGGCATAATTCCT CCATTTATACCAGAATTTCACCATCACATGCCTGAAAATTGTTCTAGTGGAAACACACGCGTGTATGTAAATGGCAGAGAACTCGGCCAAAAAGATCTGAACTTGTTGGGAAAGAGGGGGATGCCAACAGAGAGAGAGAAGGCATACATTCTTGAGATATCTGGAAGAATCCTTGATGAGGATAGCGGTGAGGAACTAACCGGCCTAGGCAAGCTTGCCCCAAC CGTGGAGAAGGCAAGGCGTGGATTTGGCATGAAGGATCCCAATGAAGCTGCACAACCTACAGCTGTCTGA
- the LOC140839235 gene encoding protein trichome birefringence-like 24 isoform X2 produces MRLCKAPLYLGPRGEKRMKQLSYNVYRNPFSPVLVKLGVCFLLLGLSYRLFSSNFVLFSPSVVDDNELGLIADDNFSSHVAEPPENTDDLLVDLDNHSSQNESCDLFIGDWVPDPKGPIYTNTTCYSMESPQNCMNNGRPDSDYLYWRWNPRNCSLPKFDPKKFLHIMRHKSLAFIGDSIMRNHVQSLLCVLSQTKQSVEVYHDSTFKNRRWLFPSHNFTVSVVWSPFLAKAVTFEDDNGVSSGMIQLHLDELDTVWTQQYHNFDHIIIAGGKWYLKSAIYYENKTVVGCHNCHDQNITQLGFKYAYRKVLNSTFKFITGSNHKPYIFVRTITPDHFENGEWSSGGYCNRTRPFKEGDIEISDIDEILRNIELEEFKSAETIGSENGTILKLFDTMFLSLLRPDGHPGVYRQFHPYAGKDKNSKIQNDCLHWCLPGPIDSWNDLMMEMLLRRSS; encoded by the exons ATGAGACTTTGCAAAGCACCCT TGTATTTAGGTCCCAGAGGTGAGAAAAGAATGAAACAATTGAGCTACAATGTTTACAGGAACCCATTCTCGCCAGTTCTCGTGAAATTAGGAGTGTGCTTTCTGTTACTGGGCCTTTCTTATCGCCTGTTTTCTTCAAATTTTGTACTGTTTTCACCTTCTGTGGTTGATGATAATGAGCTCGGTTTGATCGCTGACGATAATTTTTCATCTCACGTGGCGGAGCCACCAGAAAATACCGATGATCTATTGGTGGATCTTGATAATCACTCTTCTCAAAATG AGAGCTGCGATTTATTTATCGGAGATTGGGTTCCAGATCCTAAGGGTCCAATCTACACCAACACCACCTGTTATTCCATGGAGTCTCCCCAAAATTGTATGAACAACGGAAGGCCGGATTCAGATTACTTATACTGGCGTTGGAACCCGAGGAACTGTAGTTTACCCAAGTTTGATCCGAAGAAATTTCTCCATATAATGAGGCACAAGTCACTAGCATTTATTGGTGATTCAATTATGCGCAATCATGTTCAGTCGCTGCTGTGCGTTCTCTCACAG ACCAAACAATCGGTTGAAGTGTACCATGATTCAACATTCAAAAACAGAAGATGGCTGTTTCCCTCGCATAACTTCACTGTCTCAGTCGTTTGGTCTCCTTTTCTGGCAAAAGCCGTGACGTTTGAAGACGACAATGGAGTTTCATCTGGTATGATCCAGCTTCATCTCGATGAGCTAGACACAGTGTGGACACAACAATACCACAATTTCGATCACATTATAATAGCCGGAGGCAAGTGGTATCTCAAATCTGCAATTTACTATGAGAATAAAACCGTAGTAGGCTGCCATAATTGTCACGATCAGAACATAACACAGCTGGGATTCAAGTACGCTTACCGTAAGGTATTGAACTCCACATTTAAATTCATCACAGGTTCGAATCACAAGCCATATATTTTCGTTAGAACCATAACCCCAGATCACTTTGAGAATGGAGAATGGAGCTCTGGTGGCTACTGTAACAGGACTAGGCCATTTAAAGAAGGTGATATCGAGATAAGCGATATAGATGAGATACTGAGAAATATCGAGCTTGAAGAGTTCAAGAGCGCAGAGACGATAGGATCCGAAAATGGGACAATTTTGAAACTATTTGACACAATGTTTCTGTCGCTCTTGAGACCAGACGGACATCCCGGAGTATACAGACAGTTCCATCCATATGCAGGAAAAGATAAAAACTCAAAGATTCAGAATGACTGCTTGCACTGGTGCTTACCAGGACCTATAGACTCATGGAATGACTTGATGATGGAAATGCTCCTTCGGCGTTCGAGTTGA
- the LOC140839235 gene encoding protein trichome birefringence-like 24 isoform X1: MSISVVENQKIIYIFLSVYLGPRGEKRMKQLSYNVYRNPFSPVLVKLGVCFLLLGLSYRLFSSNFVLFSPSVVDDNELGLIADDNFSSHVAEPPENTDDLLVDLDNHSSQNESCDLFIGDWVPDPKGPIYTNTTCYSMESPQNCMNNGRPDSDYLYWRWNPRNCSLPKFDPKKFLHIMRHKSLAFIGDSIMRNHVQSLLCVLSQTKQSVEVYHDSTFKNRRWLFPSHNFTVSVVWSPFLAKAVTFEDDNGVSSGMIQLHLDELDTVWTQQYHNFDHIIIAGGKWYLKSAIYYENKTVVGCHNCHDQNITQLGFKYAYRKVLNSTFKFITGSNHKPYIFVRTITPDHFENGEWSSGGYCNRTRPFKEGDIEISDIDEILRNIELEEFKSAETIGSENGTILKLFDTMFLSLLRPDGHPGVYRQFHPYAGKDKNSKIQNDCLHWCLPGPIDSWNDLMMEMLLRRSS, translated from the exons atgtcaaTCTCTGTTGTAGAGAACCAAAAAATTATATACATTTTCTTATCAGTGTATTTAGGTCCCAGAGGTGAGAAAAGAATGAAACAATTGAGCTACAATGTTTACAGGAACCCATTCTCGCCAGTTCTCGTGAAATTAGGAGTGTGCTTTCTGTTACTGGGCCTTTCTTATCGCCTGTTTTCTTCAAATTTTGTACTGTTTTCACCTTCTGTGGTTGATGATAATGAGCTCGGTTTGATCGCTGACGATAATTTTTCATCTCACGTGGCGGAGCCACCAGAAAATACCGATGATCTATTGGTGGATCTTGATAATCACTCTTCTCAAAATG AGAGCTGCGATTTATTTATCGGAGATTGGGTTCCAGATCCTAAGGGTCCAATCTACACCAACACCACCTGTTATTCCATGGAGTCTCCCCAAAATTGTATGAACAACGGAAGGCCGGATTCAGATTACTTATACTGGCGTTGGAACCCGAGGAACTGTAGTTTACCCAAGTTTGATCCGAAGAAATTTCTCCATATAATGAGGCACAAGTCACTAGCATTTATTGGTGATTCAATTATGCGCAATCATGTTCAGTCGCTGCTGTGCGTTCTCTCACAG ACCAAACAATCGGTTGAAGTGTACCATGATTCAACATTCAAAAACAGAAGATGGCTGTTTCCCTCGCATAACTTCACTGTCTCAGTCGTTTGGTCTCCTTTTCTGGCAAAAGCCGTGACGTTTGAAGACGACAATGGAGTTTCATCTGGTATGATCCAGCTTCATCTCGATGAGCTAGACACAGTGTGGACACAACAATACCACAATTTCGATCACATTATAATAGCCGGAGGCAAGTGGTATCTCAAATCTGCAATTTACTATGAGAATAAAACCGTAGTAGGCTGCCATAATTGTCACGATCAGAACATAACACAGCTGGGATTCAAGTACGCTTACCGTAAGGTATTGAACTCCACATTTAAATTCATCACAGGTTCGAATCACAAGCCATATATTTTCGTTAGAACCATAACCCCAGATCACTTTGAGAATGGAGAATGGAGCTCTGGTGGCTACTGTAACAGGACTAGGCCATTTAAAGAAGGTGATATCGAGATAAGCGATATAGATGAGATACTGAGAAATATCGAGCTTGAAGAGTTCAAGAGCGCAGAGACGATAGGATCCGAAAATGGGACAATTTTGAAACTATTTGACACAATGTTTCTGTCGCTCTTGAGACCAGACGGACATCCCGGAGTATACAGACAGTTCCATCCATATGCAGGAAAAGATAAAAACTCAAAGATTCAGAATGACTGCTTGCACTGGTGCTTACCAGGACCTATAGACTCATGGAATGACTTGATGATGGAAATGCTCCTTCGGCGTTCGAGTTGA
- the LOC140839243 gene encoding hydroquinone glucosyltransferase-like, with protein MENSALHIAVVPTPGMGHLIPLVEFVKKLHHHHHHFSTTFFLPNNGPLSDAQRSFVFTLPPAIDYIILLPITFDEYHGNIKPETRIALTITRSLPFIRDAVGSLHESKKFAAFVADMFAVDTFDVAREFQIPTYLFFPSSAMTLSVFFHLPQLDKTVSCEYRDLPEKLQIPGCIPIHGSDLFDPVQDRKNDAYKWILHLANKFRTEPEGVIVNSFKELEPGAFEASEQKEKGKPDIYAIGPLIQMGSTSEVQNSSECLNWLDEQPISSVMFVSFGSGGTLSHAQITELALGLETSEQRFLWVIRCPSDKPPSGPDDPFSYLPEKFLDRIKNRGLVVPMWAPQPQILAHVSTCAFLSHCGWNSTLETVVSGLPLIAWPLYAEQKMNAVLLHEDMKVALRPRVGKNGLVGKVEVCNVVKGLMEGEEAKGIRSRMRVLREGAARALRSSPGLDDLTKKWKANVAARA; from the coding sequence ATGGAGAACTCCGCTCTGCACATCGCAGTCGTCCCAACTCCAGGCATGGGTCACCTGATTCCATTAGTTGAATTCGTCAAAAaactccaccaccaccaccaccacttcTCCACAACCTTCTTCCTGCCTAACAACGGACCCCTCTCCGATGCTCAGAGATCCTTCGTTTTCACCCTCCCTCCCGCCATAGACTACATCATCCTCCTGCCAATAACCTTCGATGAATATCATGGAAATATCAAGCCCGAGACCCGTATCGCACTGACCATCACTCGCTCCCTTCCGTTCATTCGCGATGCTGTTGGGTCTTTGCATGAGAGCAAGAAGTTTGCTGCGTTTGTTGCTGATATGTTTGCGGTTGATACATTTGATGTGGCTCGTGAATTCCAGATCCCTACTTACCTTTTCTTTCCATCTTCCGCCATGACTTTGTCTGTTTTCTTTCACCTGCCACAGTTAGATAAAACGGTGTCGTGTGAGTATCGCGATCTACCAGAGAAGTTGCAGATTCCAGGATGCATCCCGATACATGGAAGCGATCTTTTCGATCCAGTGCAAGACAGGAAAAACGACGCCTATAAATGGATCTTGCATCTCGCAAATAAGTTTAGAACGGAGCCTGAAGGTGTTATAGTGAACAGCTTCAAAGAACTAGAGCCGGGTGCGTTTGAAGCTTCAGAGCAAAAAGAAAAGGGTAAGCCAGATATTTACGCAATTGGCCCACTGATTCAAATGGGTTCAACTTCCGAAGTTCAGAATTCATCTGAATGTTTAAATTGGTTGGATGAACAGCCAATCAGTTCTGTGATGTTTGTTTCTTTCGGGAGCGGTGGGACTTTGTCTCATGCTCAAATCACCGAACTGGCATTGGGTTTAGAGACGAGTGAGCAAAGATTCTTGTGGGTCATCAGATGCCCAAGTGACAAACCTCCTTCCGGTCCCGACGATCCTTTCTCCTATCTGCCGGAGAAGTTTCTCGACAGGATCAAGAACCGTGGCCTAGTCGTGCCCATGTGGGCGCCGCAGCCACAGATATTAGCCCACGTTTCCACCTGCGCGTTTTTATCGCACTGCGGATGGAACTCGACACTTGAGACTGTGGTGAGTGGGTTGCCATTGATTGCGTGGCCGCTGTACGCAGAGCAGAAAATGAACGCCGTGTTGCTTCATGAGGATATGAAAGTGGCGTTGAGGCCTAGAGTTGGCAAAAATGGGTTGGTGGGAAAAGTTGAAGTTTGTAATGTGGTAAAGGGTTTGATGGAAGGGGAAGAAGCGAAAGGGATTCGGAGTCGAATGAGGGTGCTTCGAGAGGGAGCGGCGAGAGCTCTGAGATCTTCGCCGGGGTTGGATGATTTGACTAAGAAATGGAAGGCTAACGTAGCTGCTAGAGCCTAG
- the LOC140809464 gene encoding NADPH HC-toxin reductase 1-like — translation MRYVSSATLGWKRKKLISTIKQHDNRLDATVVSARSIASLCIRSVLVRRLIYTASVVAASPLKEDGNGYKEFMDETCWTSLIQHLSECVLRQEYDRKLLQEYTLSKTLADMEILGSGNGKIEVVTLACGLVGGGTLMPSTPGSLQSILEELLARVPIVHTSH, via the exons ATGAGATACGTCTCTAGTGCAACTCTAGGATGG AAACGAAAAAAGTTGATCTCAACAATAAAACAGCATGACAATAGGTTGGATGCCACCGTTGTTTCAGCCAGGAGTATTGCAAGTCTTTGTATCAGGTCAGTGTTAG TGAGGAGGCTTATCTACACCGCCTCTGTGGTTGCTGCTTCTCCATTGAAGGAAGATGGGAATGGATACAAAGAATTCATGGACGAAACTTGTTGGACATCTCTC ATTCAACATTTGAGTGAATGTGTTTTAAGACAGGAGTATGACCGAAAACTTTTGCAGGAATACACCCTGTCGAAAACTTTGGCTGACATGGAAATTTTGGGATCTGGCAATGGTAAGATAGAGGTGGTGACACTAGCCTGTGGCCTTGTGGGTGGTGGAACTCTAATGCCAAGCACACCGGGAAGCTTACAGTCAATTTTAGAAGAGCTGCTTGCAAGAGTCCCAATCGTTCACACTTCACATTGA
- the LOC140839251 gene encoding probable WRKY transcription factor 53 has protein sequence MEKAGTWSQETVFSELTQGREFANQLQKELNPAATSREACAFLLERILSSYDNALTLLDCMASLGNGEHPTKISVFDMLESPVSFEGNHRSEASLKDSKDQLHVSKKRKTLPKLSEQVRVCSGTGVEYDGYNWRKYGQKDIQGTSHPRAYFRCTYRHTQGCLATKQVQRTDRYQSTFDVIYRGKHTCMQEMMKQNGHVDVRKKEEEEEERAKLKGSLKVETQEKYSEEENFLDFSFPTTPIACENMEMRFCTIPQSIIESSYSPPFLSPATSESYFSLPPRQMNDFGIDHNLPSSESDFTEIISNPTPLADFPHGDFDFLIDFVDFDTHFP, from the exons ATGGAGAAAGCGGGAACTTGGAGTCAAGAGACTGTGTTCAGTGAGCTAACTCAAGGGAGGGAATTTGCGAATCAGCTGCAAAAGGAGCTTAATCCCGCTGCTACTTCGAGGGAGGCATGTGCTTTTTTACTGGAGAGGATACTTTCTTCTTACGATAATGCTTTGACTCTGCTCGATTGCATGGCTTCACTTGGAAATGGAGAACACCCTACAAAAATTTCTGTTTTCGATATGTTGGAGTCACCTGTTTCGTTTGAGGGTAACCACCGGAGTGAAGCATCGTTGAAGGATTCTAAGGATCAACTCCACGTTTCCAAGAAAAG AAAGACACTGCCGAAACTGAGTGAACAAGTGCGCGTGTGCTCCGGGACAGGAGTTGAATACGACGGCTATAACTGGAGGAAATACGGACAGAAAGATATTCAGGGGACTAGTCATCCAAG GGCATATTTTAGATGTACGTATCGCCATACACAAGGATGCCTGGCAACGAAACAAGTCCAACGAACCGATAGATACCAGTCGACCTTTGATGTCATTTACAGAGGTAAACACACCTGTATGCAGGAGATGATGAAGCAAAATGGTCATGTCGATgttagaaagaaagaagaagaagaagaagagcgtGCGAAACTGAAAGGATCCCTTAAAGTTGAAACTCAAGAAAAGTACAGTGAGGAggagaattttcttgatttttccTTTCCAACTACCCCAATTGCTTGTGAAAATATGGAGATGCGATTCTGTACGATACCTCAGAGCATCATCGAATCAAGCTATTCGCCTCCATTTCTGTCTCCAGCAACATCAGAGTCCTACTTTTCACTGCCTCCAAGGCAGATGAATGATTTTGGGATCGACCATAATTTACCGAGTTCAGAATCAGATTTTACAGAGATAATCTCAAATCCAACTCCACTGGCAGATTTCCCACACGGGGACTTTGATTTCTTGATCGACTTTGTTGATTTTGACACTCATTTTCCTTGA